The segment TCGAAGAGCAGAACGAGGTGGTGGCTGAAGCGCGTGAAGTGCATGAAGAAAATGAAGCACGCGCCGAAGCGGCAGAAGTGGAAGTGGATGAGCTGAAAAGCCAACTGGCCGACTTCCAGCAGGCGCTGGATGTGCAGCAAACCCGCGCCATTCAGTATCAACAGGCATTGCAGGCACTGGATAAAGCCCGTACACAGTGTCAATTGCCGGATCTGTCCATCGATAACGCTGCGGAGTGGCAGGAAACTTTTCAGGCTCGCGAAGAAGAAGCGACCGAAAAACTGTTGCGTCTGGAACAGAAACTCAGCGTTGCTGAAGCGGCGCACAGCCAATTTGAACAGGCACTGGCGCTGGTTATCAGCATTGCTGGTGACGTTAACCGTCAGGATGCCTGGCAGGTCGGGCGTGAATTGCTGCGTGATGCGGCCAATCAGCGCCATCATGCCGAACAACTCTCCTCGCTGCGTCTGCGTCTGAACGAGCTGGAACAGCGTCTGCGCGAGCAGAACGAAGCCGAGCGTCTGCTGGCAGATTTCTGTAAGCGTCAGGGGCAGCAATATGATGCCGATGCGCTGGAAGGCTTACAGCGTGAGCTGGAAGCGCAGATTGAGCAGCTGAGCAGCAGCGTTGCCGATGCCGGTGAACGCCGTATGCTGATGCGCCAGGAGCTGGAGCAACTGCGTGAGCGTATCACCGCGCTGACCGCGCGCGCGCCGCACTGGCTGGCTGCGCAGGAGATTCTGACGCAGCTGAGCGAGCAAACCGGACAGCAGCTGACCAGCAGCCAGCAAATCACCGAATTTATGCAGCAGTTGCTGGAGCGCGAGCGCGAAACCACCGTCGAACGTGATGAGGTGGCGGCACGTAAACGTGACGTTGAGAAGCAAATCGAACGTCTCAGCCAGCCGGGTGGTGCAGAAGATGCACGTCTGACACAGCTTGCTGAGCGTTTTGGCGGCGTATTGCTGTCTGAAATTTATGATGATGTCACGCTGGACGATGCGCCGTACTTCTCCGCGCTCTATGGTCCATCGCGCCATGCGATTGTGGTGCCGGATCTCTCACTGGTGCGTGAGCTGCTGAATGGCCTGGAAGATTGCCCGGAAGATCTGTATCTGATTGAAGGGGATCCGCAGTCATTTGATGACAGCGTTTTCGGCGTTGATGAGCTGGAAAACGCGGTAGTGGTGAAGGTGGCCGAGCGTCAGTGGCGCTACTCCCGCTTCCCGAAGGTGCCGCTATTTGGCCGTGCCGCGCGTGAGAATCAGCTGGAGCTGTTAAACAACGAACGCGATCAACTGGCGGAACGTTATGCAACGCTCTCCTTTGATGTGCAGAAAACCCAGCGCCTGCATCAGTCATTCAGCCGCTTTATCGGCAGCCATTTAGCGGTAGCGTTTGACGAAGACCCGGAAGCCTTGATTCGCCAGCTCAACAGCCGTCGCGGCGAACTGGAACGCGCGCTGAGTCAGCATGAAAACGATAACCAACAGCAGCGCATGCAGTACGAACAGGCGAAAGAGGGCGTGGCCCAACTGAACCGCCTGCTGCCGCGCGTGACGCTGCTGTTGGATGATACGTTGGCGGATCGCTGTGAAGAGATCCGTGAGCGCGTCGAAGAAGCACAGGAAGCGGCGCGTTTCCTGCATCAGCACAGTAACAAACTCGGCAAACTGGAGCCGTTGTTGCCGGTGCTACAGAGCGATCCGCAGCAGCATGATCAGCTGGAGCGTGATTATCAGCAGGCGCAGCAGTTGCAGCGTGAGGCGCGTCAGCAGGCGTTTGCGCTTACCGAAGTGGTTCAGCGTCGCGCACATTTCAGCTACGAAGACTCGGCTGGCATGCTGACCGGTAACAGCGACCTCAACGAGAAGTTACGTCAGCGTCTCGAGCAGGCAGAGGGTGAGCGCAGTCGCGCCCGCGAACGTCTGCGTGAACATCAGGCTCAGTTGACGCAATATTCCCAGGTGCTGGCTTCCCTGAAAAGTTCGTATGACGCTAAGCGCGATATGTTGAAAGAGTTGCAGCAGGAGATGCAGGACATCGGTGTGCATGCCGATGCCAGCGCCGAGGAGCGTGCACGCGCCCGCCGCGATGAACTCTATACCGCGTTAAGCCATAACCGTGCGCGTCGTAACCAGTTGGAAAAACAGCTCACTTTCTGCGAAGCAGAAATGGACAGCCTACAGAAGAAATTGCGCAAGCTGGAGCGTGATTATCACCAGATACGCGAGCAGGTTGTCACGGCGAAAGCGGGCTGGTGCGCGGTGCTGCGCCTGGTGAAAGAAAATGGTGTCGAGCGACGCCTGCATCGTCGTGAACTGGCTTATCTGAGCGGCGATGAATTGCGTTCAATGTCGGATAAGGCGTTGGGCGCCCTGCGTCTGGCGGTGGCGGATAACGAACATCTCCGCGATGTATTGCGGATGTCGGAAGATCCGAAACGTCCGGAGCGTAAAATTCAGTTCTTTATCGCGGTCTACCAGCATCTGCGTGAGCGTATTCGTCAGGACATCATTCGTACCGATGATCCGGTGGAAGCGATTGAGCAGATGGAGATTGAGCTGAACCGCCTTACGGAGGAGCTGACGGCGCGCGAGCAGACGCTGGCGATCAGTTCGCGCAGCGTCGCCAACATCATTCGTAAAACCATTCAGCGTGAGCAGAACCGTATTCGTCAGCTTAACCAGGGCTTGCAAGCGGTCAGCTTTGGTCAGGTGCGCAGCGTGCGGCTGAACGTGAACGTGCGTGAAACGCACTCGATGCTGCTGGAAACGCTGTCAGAGGAACATGAACAGCATCAGGATCTGTTTAACAGCAATCGCCTGACCTTCTCTGAAGCGCTGGCGAAGTTGTATCAGCGCCTGAATCCACAAATCGATATGGGCCAGCGTACGCCACAGACCATTGGTGAAGAGCTGCTCGATTACCGCAACTACCTGGAGATGGAGGTTGAGGTTAACCGTGGCTCCGATGGCTGGCTACGCGCGGAAAGTGGTGCGCTCTCAACCGGTGAAGCGATCGGTACCGGTATGTCGATTCTGGTGATGGTGGTGCAGAGCTGGGAAGAGGAGTCACGCCGTTTGCGTGGCAAAGATATTTCCCCATGCCGTCTGCTGTTCCTCGATGAAGCCGCGCGTCTTGATGCGCGTTCCATCGCCACTTTGTTTGAGTTGTGCGAGCGTCTGGAAATGCAGTTGGTGATTGCCGCCCCGGAAAATATCAGTCCGGAAAAAGGGACCACTTATAAACTGGTGCGTAAGGTATTTAACAACACCGAACACGTTCATGTAGTGGGCCTGCGTGGCTTCTCAGCGGATCCGGCACCGGTGAAGCGAGAAAATAACGCGCCGGACCTGGAAACAGAAAATTCGTAGCGGGAATTGTGGTTAAAATTCATCGCTACAGTTAATGTGTAAACGGCATTTGCTACCAGAGGCAAATGCCGTTTTTATTTGTATACTCAAAAATATGTATAAGGTAGTACACAGCATAGCGAGTCGGCTGTGTCTTAGGCGAGAAGGGGGCCAGGGATGTTGCTGAATAATAAGAGCAGATTTAATCGTGCTGTCATAGCACTCAGTTTGTCACTGGTATTGTCGCCACTGGCGGCCAGCCATGCGGCAATTATCGCAGCGCTACCGGGTACGACGCACCATACTCTGTCGGTCGCGGATAGCCAGCGTCAGATTCAGCAGGTTTTCAGCCCCAGCGAACAACCGTTCTATCTTCCCGGGCTGGCAGGCATTTATGCCGCCCGTAATATGGCGCCGTTGTGGCAGGACCGCACGGCGGTGCAGGCGTTTCAGCAGCAACTGGCGGAAGTGGCATTATCCGGGGTACAGCCGCAGTTTACGCGCTGGGTAGGGTTACTGACCAACCCAGCGATAAAAGGGCTGGCACGCGATATCGTGCTGAGTGATGCCATGTTGGGCTATCTGCAATTTGTCTCCGGCGTGCCGACGCAGGGCGAAACCTGGTTGTACAGCAACGTGCCGTACAAGATGGCGATGCCCACCATTGCGACGATTAACCAGTGGCAAAACGCGGTAAATGGTGGTGGAAGCCGTGCCTTTGTCATCTCGCTTGAGCCGCAACATCCGCAATACGCTCCCATGCACGCAGCGCTGAAAACCCTGTTGACCGACAACCGCCCGTGGCCGCAATTACGTGATAGCGGTACGCTGCGGCCCGGCCAAATCAGTAATGATGTGCCTGCCCTGCGTGAGATTTTACAACGTACCGGCATGTTGACCGGGCATAGCGCGACACCGACGCCCGCAGACGATGCTGTGCCTGTGGCACCGGTGCCGGTCAGTCAGAGTGCGCAGCCCGTTGCGGTCAGCCCCTCGGCAGCCAACGTGAATGATCTCTCCGCTCAGGCACCACAAGCGCCGGGTAATGTCGCAGCGAATCCCGTGCAATCGGCCAACAATGTCTATGATGCTGCGCTGGTGGACGGCGTAAAGCGCTTTCAGCATTGGCAAGGCCTGGCCGATGATGGCGCGATTGGTCCGCGCACTCGCGAATGGTTGAATGTCTCACCGCAAATGCGCGCCGCCTTGCTGGCACTCAATATCCAACGGCTGCGTTTGCTGCCGGATGATATGCATAACGGTATCATGGTCAATATCCCCAACTATTCACTGACCTACTACAACAATGGTGCCACCATCCTGTCGTCACGCGTGATCGTCGGACGTCCCGATCGCAAAACGCCGCTGATGCGCAGCGCATTGAATAATGTGGTGCTCAATCCGCCGTGGAATGTGCCGACTTCGCTGGTGCGCCAGGACATTGTGCCGAAGGTCAAACAGGACCCGGGTTATCTTTATAAACACGGTTATACCCTGTTGTCAGGCTGGAGCGCTGATGCGCAAGTCATCGATCCCTCCACGCTCGACTGGAATATGGTTTCAGCCGCCAGCTTCCCTTACCGTATCCGTCAGGCTCCTGGCGCAATGAATTCGCTGGGGCGTTATAAATTCAATATGCCCAGCTCGGATGCCATTTATCTGCACGATACGCCGAACCACAACCTGTTTCAGCGTGATATTCGTGCGCTCAGCTCTGGCTGTGTCCGGGTGAATAAGGCGTCTGAACTGGCGGATTTGTTGCTTCAGGATGCGGGGTGGAATGACAGCCGTATCTCTGACACCCTGAAAGAGGGTAGCACGCGCTACATCCCGATTCGTCATCGTATCCCGGTTAACCTCTATTATCTGACGGCCTGGGTGGCGGAAGATGGTCAACCGCAATATCGTACAGATATTTACAATTATGATAATCCGGCCCGTTCGGGGAGTCAGGTGCTGACCAAAGCTGGTCAATTGCTACTCTAGTGATTGATTTAATTCATCTCCTTTCTGGTTAACTTTCATACAACCGGCAGCAAAATTGCGATTTTGCGCCGGTTCTGCATTTTCTTTCCCTTATTCTGGGTTGACTGAGTCTGAGGCTAACGTTAATGTTCCGCCTTGTGTGCTTTTTACACATTTTTTTATCGCTTTAATCTCAGGTAACCCCGTTTCATGGCTAATTTTGATTCTCAGCGTCGCAAATTGCTCCTGATCGGAGGCGCAACGGCAGGTCTGGCACTTCTTCCTGGCTCTGCACTGGCCTCGATGTCCACCTCCCGGCCGCGTATTTTGACGCTTAATAACCTTCACACCGGTGAAACCCTCAAAACAGAGTTTTTTAACGGCAAGAGTTATGACAAGGATGAGTTAGCTCGCTTAAATCACTTCTTCCGTGATTACCGCGCCAATCAGATCAAAACCATCGATCCACATTTGTTTGATCAGATTTATCGCCTCCAGGCCGCGCTGGGAACACGTAAACCGATTCAACTGGTTTCAGGCTATCGCACCATTGCTACCAACAATATGTTGCGTGAGTCCGGTCCTGGCGTGGCGAAACACAGTTATCACACCAAAGGTCAGGCGATGGACTTCCATATCGAAGGCATTTCCCTGAGCAATGTTCGCAAAGCGGCGTTATCTCTGCGTGCAGGTGGTGTAGGATATTACCCGCGCAGCAACTTTGTTCACATTGACACCGGTCCTGTAAGGCACTGGTCGTAAAAACCGACAGCGCTGCGTGTGTCGGTCATGGAGCGCTATGAACTACCTCATCATTCCAGTCACCGCATTTTCCCAGAATTGTTCTGTCATCTGGGGTGACGATACTCAGCAGGCTGCGCTGGTGGATCCGGGCGGCGATGCTGCAACCATTATCGCCGTACTATCAGAGCGTGGTATCACGCCGACGCAGATTCTGCTGACGCATGGGCATCTCGATCATGTGGGTGCTGCGGCTGAACTGGCAGCACATTTTCAGGCGCCGATTGTCGGACCACAGTTACTGGATGCTTTCTGGCTGGAGGCATTGCCGACTCAGAGTCGCATGTTTGGTCTGCCGGAATGTGCACCGTTAACGCCAGACCGCTGGCTGGAAGAGGGTGAAACGGTGCAGGTCGGTGAAGTGACACTGGAAGTGCTGCATTGTCCGG is part of the Pantoea phytobeneficialis genome and harbors:
- the mukB gene encoding chromosome partition protein MukB, which encodes MIERGKFRSLTLINWNGFFARTFDLDELVTTLSGGNGAGKSTTMAAFVTALIPDLTLLHFRNTTEAGATSGSRDKGLHGKLRAGVCYAVLDVVNSRHQRVVVGVRLQQVAGRDKKVDIKPFSIHGLPTDTQPTDILTEILGSRQARVLPLTEVKDRVEAQEGVQFRQYSSVTDYHATLFELGVVPRRLRTAGDRSKFYRLIEASLYGGISSAITRSLRDYLLPENSGVRKAFQDMEAALRENRMTLEAIRVTQSDRDLFKHLISEATSYVSADYMRHANERRIHLDGALQLRNELFTSRNQLASEQYRHIEMARELSEHSGAENDLETDYQAASDHLNLVQTAMRQQEKIERYDADLEELTYRLEEQNEVVAEAREVHEENEARAEAAEVEVDELKSQLADFQQALDVQQTRAIQYQQALQALDKARTQCQLPDLSIDNAAEWQETFQAREEEATEKLLRLEQKLSVAEAAHSQFEQALALVISIAGDVNRQDAWQVGRELLRDAANQRHHAEQLSSLRLRLNELEQRLREQNEAERLLADFCKRQGQQYDADALEGLQRELEAQIEQLSSSVADAGERRMLMRQELEQLRERITALTARAPHWLAAQEILTQLSEQTGQQLTSSQQITEFMQQLLERERETTVERDEVAARKRDVEKQIERLSQPGGAEDARLTQLAERFGGVLLSEIYDDVTLDDAPYFSALYGPSRHAIVVPDLSLVRELLNGLEDCPEDLYLIEGDPQSFDDSVFGVDELENAVVVKVAERQWRYSRFPKVPLFGRAARENQLELLNNERDQLAERYATLSFDVQKTQRLHQSFSRFIGSHLAVAFDEDPEALIRQLNSRRGELERALSQHENDNQQQRMQYEQAKEGVAQLNRLLPRVTLLLDDTLADRCEEIRERVEEAQEAARFLHQHSNKLGKLEPLLPVLQSDPQQHDQLERDYQQAQQLQREARQQAFALTEVVQRRAHFSYEDSAGMLTGNSDLNEKLRQRLEQAEGERSRARERLREHQAQLTQYSQVLASLKSSYDAKRDMLKELQQEMQDIGVHADASAEERARARRDELYTALSHNRARRNQLEKQLTFCEAEMDSLQKKLRKLERDYHQIREQVVTAKAGWCAVLRLVKENGVERRLHRRELAYLSGDELRSMSDKALGALRLAVADNEHLRDVLRMSEDPKRPERKIQFFIAVYQHLRERIRQDIIRTDDPVEAIEQMEIELNRLTEELTAREQTLAISSRSVANIIRKTIQREQNRIRQLNQGLQAVSFGQVRSVRLNVNVRETHSMLLETLSEEHEQHQDLFNSNRLTFSEALAKLYQRLNPQIDMGQRTPQTIGEELLDYRNYLEMEVEVNRGSDGWLRAESGALSTGEAIGTGMSILVMVVQSWEEESRRLRGKDISPCRLLFLDEAARLDARSIATLFELCERLEMQLVIAAPENISPEKGTTYKLVRKVFNNTEHVHVVGLRGFSADPAPVKRENNAPDLETENS
- the ldtD gene encoding L,D-transpeptidase; amino-acid sequence: MLLNNKSRFNRAVIALSLSLVLSPLAASHAAIIAALPGTTHHTLSVADSQRQIQQVFSPSEQPFYLPGLAGIYAARNMAPLWQDRTAVQAFQQQLAEVALSGVQPQFTRWVGLLTNPAIKGLARDIVLSDAMLGYLQFVSGVPTQGETWLYSNVPYKMAMPTIATINQWQNAVNGGGSRAFVISLEPQHPQYAPMHAALKTLLTDNRPWPQLRDSGTLRPGQISNDVPALREILQRTGMLTGHSATPTPADDAVPVAPVPVSQSAQPVAVSPSAANVNDLSAQAPQAPGNVAANPVQSANNVYDAALVDGVKRFQHWQGLADDGAIGPRTREWLNVSPQMRAALLALNIQRLRLLPDDMHNGIMVNIPNYSLTYYNNGATILSSRVIVGRPDRKTPLMRSALNNVVLNPPWNVPTSLVRQDIVPKVKQDPGYLYKHGYTLLSGWSADAQVIDPSTLDWNMVSAASFPYRIRQAPGAMNSLGRYKFNMPSSDAIYLHDTPNHNLFQRDIRALSSGCVRVNKASELADLLLQDAGWNDSRISDTLKEGSTRYIPIRHRIPVNLYYLTAWVAEDGQPQYRTDIYNYDNPARSGSQVLTKAGQLLL
- a CDS encoding YcbK family protein; protein product: MANFDSQRRKLLLIGGATAGLALLPGSALASMSTSRPRILTLNNLHTGETLKTEFFNGKSYDKDELARLNHFFRDYRANQIKTIDPHLFDQIYRLQAALGTRKPIQLVSGYRTIATNNMLRESGPGVAKHSYHTKGQAMDFHIEGISLSNVRKAALSLRAGGVGYYPRSNFVHIDTGPVRHWS
- a CDS encoding MBL fold metallo-hydrolase, translated to MNYLIIPVTAFSQNCSVIWGDDTQQAALVDPGGDAATIIAVLSERGITPTQILLTHGHLDHVGAAAELAAHFQAPIVGPQLLDAFWLEALPTQSRMFGLPECAPLTPDRWLEEGETVQVGEVTLEVLHCPGHTPGHIVFFDRAGRLLISGDVIFNGGVGRTDFPQGSHSDLIAAIKTKLLPLGDDVTFVPGHGPISTLGRERISNPFLQ